The DNA sequence ATGGCTTTGTTTTGGATTCTAATGAAGACAAAGCTACCAGAAAccagcagttttaaaaataaaggataaaaatgCTGAGCAAAACCATCCAGCAACATATCAAGCAATGTTTCACTTTAGATGTGCCTGCTCATCAGCAGAAATATTGACATTTTAACTGGCAATAAGGTTCCAGAAAAGCACAAACAAGTGATTTAACATGAAATGAACTTTACAAACAGTCAACTTACAGAGACAAAACAAGGTCGGAGtgaggagccagagctgctcagggaagagaaatgttttgagGAGCCTGAAGGGAGGAAGGATGAAACTCAAATATTGCTTTAAGAGTAACTTTCAGCTTTAAGCATTTCCAAATGCCGTAAGAAGAATGTATGTATTTAAGATATAACGTCAACCTTTCTGGATGCAGCTCGCAGCCAGGAGTGAAAGCATTTCCCCAGGAGAGGGCAGGAGTTCTGtacacaggagctgccagccccaaaCCCTGGCACGGCTGGAATACACAGCAACTCCGGGAGTGGAGTCAACAGGGCAAAAATTCCCTGTCTCAAACACCTATTTCTGCCTAAGCCTCTTTGCACCACAGTCCCACAGACATAACTTTAATTATGTCAGTCAAACCTTTGTATTTGTTAATTCTTTTCAAGAAACAACAGTGGAAATCTGCACTGGTTCTGGAGTTCACCAGCCTGGGATAAGATCAAAACTCCACAACaatcaataaaataatgaaGCTTATTTAACCTTTCTGTTGTAGCAACCTCAGCCCCAGTCtatttttaaatccctccaagGCTCACAGCAAGGCAACAGACTGGGAAAATCAACCATGTGGGAGCTCAGAATTGCTGTCTGACCCTCAACTAATTCCAGAATGGCCCAAATCAGTCTAACAGCAGCATCATTTTTAACATTAGAAAAGCCAGACACAGTAGCTGGAGCTGTCTGCTTTCAGACACTGAATCCTCAGTAGTTCATGGACAGCTCTGAGTAAACTCCGGTGTGGAGCGATTCCACAGCAGGAAGCTTCCAGCACTCCCATGATATGAAGTAACTGAATATTAAAAAGCTGAAGGAAGTCCAGCAAGgcaaaggcacacacacagtCACCCCAGCTGGGCAACTGGGTTGCATAGATACACCATGACCTTGGTTACAATGTtcagagcagccagggaagaaaatgcagggaaaagtTCCTTTCTAGGATGTTTTATTAATCATTTGAAGGAATCATAGCCAAACTACAGCTGTCAGTATGTGGTTTCTAAACACCTTCCAACTTCTCCTGTTTACAGGAGGAATACTCAAggtatttacatttattttaaacaccaCTTTCTTTCTAACAAGTGAAAAGATCCCATTTTAAACTCAGTTCAGCTGAGTTTAGTTCAGCTGGATTTAGTTCAGCTGCCAGTATGAGAGAATCCCACAACATTTCAGGTTGTTTTGTCTatcttattttccttatttttgcaGTAACCTTGATTACTTCAGTACATAACATCCTGCTCAACCCTCCCAGTGAGATGGTAAGACATTCAAAATAATGTCTGAAACTGCTCTGAAATGTTTCATCATTTTTGcacattttcactgaaaaaatccCGCTTGAATAAAAAACTgagtttttactttttccttgaACAATTCCCTAACACTGGAAAACCCAAGTGGCCCTGAACACCAGGCATGTAAAACCAATTCCAAGCCTGGTGTGCCACACCTTCCCTCACCCctacaaagacaaaaaataaaaatgagtaaaaaaaaaatcaggaagagAATTTGAACATCACTGTTTATCACAACATATGACAAATGGTCTCAGGTACAACTTTCTACCACCATTTCTTATTTTACAACTGCAACAAGAGTTTGAAGCTACTGAGAGCAGCCACTCTCTTACTATGCAGAAATATAAAGGGATTGATAGAATTAGCTCCTCCATACAACtagaatattaaaaacaatGTGATGTTATCTGCAGAGAGCAACAGATATGGCAAAGAGTCCAAAAATACACTTTATTCCTCCTGTGCTGAAGTGATGCCACCATACAAGTCCCCAGTAATATGAAATCAGCTTTTGGTAACTCATTTTTGAACTAAACTGTTAATTTCAGCACATTTATCCTAAATTTTAAAGACTAAAAATCTCAAAGTCcacttatttttttcaacaAGTGCATTTCCCAGGAGGTCCATGCTGTCCATCCCTGCATGTTCCAGGAGTTTGGCTCTGTAGGAAAATTATCTACAACAATCATCTGAACTGATCCATCAGTTCTCCAACCAGAAACAGttctcataatttaaaaaaatcacttcataatttaaaatatatctgaCACTTTGCTTTGCCTGGAACTAGAATGTACCACCATTAGTAGCTGACTTAGAACATCAACTTGAATTTGTGaaaaaagcttgcaaaaaaaTAGATCAACTTCCAAATGTACAGAAAAGGACATTAGAGCTGATATTTTTGGGTCACTTAATGTATTTCAGAAAGAGTAGCAAGCTGGGAGTGAAGTACTCTATATTACAAATATTCAAACACCTAAGCTGGACTGTTTTACACCTTGAGTGTAGTGCAGGGTTAGTTCCAGACAGGGAATTTGGAAGCAGGTCCAAAGAACTGCAGCTCTGTTCAGTTAGACTTGATCACGTAGGCGGGCCAGTCTCTGTGACAGCTCATCCTGCACagttggaaaacaaaaagggaaaatcaaCCAGCAACAGGAAAAGCAACTTTTGCCATCTCATGTCCAGCTGATGAGAAATTCTCTCATGGCTTAACAAGATTTGCTTAAGACCTCAAGCATGGCTCTGAGGAAAGAGTTTCAGAACACAAAATTAAGcagggaaagattttttttttttaaagaatgtggAATATTTGATAGGACAAAGGGGCTGAAATCCtcccctgggagggtggggaggccctggcacagggtgcccagagaagctggggctgccccatccctaggagtgtccaaagccaggctggatggggcttggagccacctgggataggggagggtgtccctgcccatggcaggggtggcactggatgagtttTAGGGTCCTTTCCCTTTAACGTTCAGTAAGTGTATTGTTAAAATTACTTTGATAGCAAGATTTTAACCACACAGTTTCCTTGGAACAGCTGAAATAGAATTTAGCATATTGTTTTGACTGAGTGAAGCATTAATTCTCACATCCCATTTCTCCAGAAAGCATCGACCTCACTGAAATCCAACATTTACCTGTTCTGCTGAGGCCACGCTTGTACCAACAGAACCTGTCTGTCCTTGAGGTAGTTCCATGTTCAGATCAAGGCTAAcaggagaaaacagagcaaacacCAAGTCAGGCATGGGTGGATCAAGGGAGAAGCAGAATAACTGACAGCAGAGGAATAATGAGACAGCACCCCCTGAACACTCCAGAGTTACACATGCTGGTGAGTAATTTTGACTCACGACCAGGACAAGTCAGGTATGTCCAGAGGTAAAAGGAAAATTgagttttttctctgcttccaaGAGATAGCTTATAAAACAAGGGTATTTGACCTTAGATATAATCAGCAAGGGTTGTGGGAACCAAAATTTATtctaaagaaatagaaatttcacCTACCCTGCTTCATCTGCCATTTCCTGCAGAAGCATGTCCACTTGGttctaaaggaaaacaaaatagattGTTGCATTTGGAGTTTCTGACAAACCTCGTTAGATTTTCAGAGGACaggaattattttaacaaaactgatttaaaagTAAATACCTTTGGCAGAATAGTTTTGGGCTTAACCACTAGAAGGTATGAACTCAAAAATAAGGAGCAGAGGTGCTCAGCagttaaaattacattaattgaACTCTGCCTTGTAAATAATGCTTCTACAGAATTCAACTTATttgtaaaaaaccccaaacatatACCTGAGTGTTTCAAGTGCTGTTAATGAATAGTTTAGACACATAATTTAAGATCACCttgctaaaatatattttatcatcCTTACCTGTGGCGTTGTTAATGTTGTAGTGTTGCTCATTGTGTCTTCCATCTGCTGTGTCTGAACATCCAGTGTCTCAAACTGATGCTCAAATTTGTCCATTAGTGCAGATATCTATGAAAAATATGAATCAAATCACTTATCTTCAGATAACAGTAAAAATACATCTCAACTGGAAAACTTTTGAGTGAATTTCCCTTTGTAAAACTTGTGCCTTTGGCTTTTGATGTCAGCTCCAAGAAAATTAAGTCTGTTCACCTTTTCCAAGTTCATGCTCTTCAAGGTAGCATCCATAGACTTCACCACCCCCGCCATCGACTTTGTAACCTGAAACAAGGGGAAGGACAttattacaaggaaaaaaaaaagagcagtttaggaacaaattcttccctgtgagggtggtgaggccctggcacagggtgcccaaagaagctgtggctgcccctgggtccctggaagcgtccaaggccaggctggacggggcttggagcaacctgggacagtggaaggtatccctgcccaagGCAAGGGGcagcactggatgggctttaaggtcccttccaagccaaattATTCTGGCATTCTGCCATTTCCTACTCAGCTCTCTTATCTCTGTCCACAGAGGTTTGAGAGTACCAAACAGGAGGGAACATCCTATTGCCGTCTGGAATGTCGTATTTTAAATAGCTCCTACCATTCCCAGCTCTAGAAATTAACTCAGCCACTGAAATACACATTCTGAGGCACAAGTCACTAAAAATGAACTTTCTATGGCATTCATTTCTGTAGATTTGAGACCTGTCTCTGTTAAGGGATCCATTTGATCCACAGATCACAATGAACTTTCAAGGTGAAGAACAGTAAATTAGTTTATCTTAAACAACTATCTATTGGAATCACAACTTCTGCCTCATGACTTTATTTTGATTGAAGGGGAGAAGTATCTTTGTGAAATAATCCAaagagcagctgccagaggaatTCCAGCAGCCGATTTACTCTTGGCTACCTCTAAAACCGAAAGTGAAAGTTCCCAGCTCGTTGCAGCCGGGATGAAGCCACTCCAGAGAGGATGAGAGGTCTCCTCCTCGCCCCTGCAGGATGGGGAGGGCCTCACCTTGCCCATGGTGACAGCAGTCTGGACTCTGGCTGCCACGGCGTCCACGCGGGCGCTCATGCGCAGGAAGTTGATGGCCTGGTTCTTCTGGCGGATGGCGTTCTCCGCGTGGATCCGCGCCACCTCCATGTTCCCCTTCTGGATGGCCTTGGCAAAGAGGGAGACACAAAAGGAAAAGCCTTTTACCCTCCCCAGCTCTTGTACACAGGATTTCTGTGTAGTCTGTTTTGGCTTTGAAAGAAACATTAATTAGTCactatatatttttctattaaagaAGTCAACAAATCCCTCTTGCCACAATAGATCCCAAGCATTTCCAAGATGAGAACTCCCAACTTCTTTCCAAGGAAGGCATTGGAAAGAATGCACTTCAAATAGGCAGTTTTGGAGAGCTGCAGAAACACAATTTCTGTTCCTGAGAACAGTTCCAGTCTCAAGACACAAACACAGGCACAGGTGGTACAGCTGTATCCCATGGGCAAAACCACAGCAAATCAATTCAGTCTCTTTCTTCACTACTTCAAGGACTCAAAAGCTGTTTTGAAGTTCCTCTCCACAAGCACATTTAATACAAGCTGATAAACATGAAGTGGTTTTAACTCTGAGAACAACAGCCTCTACCAAAGCACATACAAGACAATGCTCTAGGGAAGCAAATGCCACGAGCTGTCCATGAGGATGCACAAGGATTTATCCTCATGTTTATTAATAAACACAGGAACATTTATAGTCACATATTTTAAATCACAAACATTGACCACAAGATTATTAGCATGCACACCAGGGAAATGACAAAACACCAGATGTCTTCCTGCCCTAGCAGGCAAGCAACAGATCTAAAAACTTGGTTCAGACTTACCTTCTTAATTTTAgctttctcagccttttcttctttgtcgCATTTTTTGGAGTTCCTGTTGAGCTCCTTTGCAGCAAACTTCAAATTAAACAGGTGTTCTGCAGTGCAAGTTAAGGGACCAAACCTATTTCAGAGTGATAAATCCAACCAGCAAACACCCCCAAGAGGAACTGAGGGTGGTTCTCTGCCGGTTACTTTCACTCCCATACCCGAAGCCTGCGACTCCCAGTGAAATGATGTGGTTTCCTGACCTGGCTGGAACCCCCccatccaaaaaaaccccaaagccacTGAAGAACACAACAAATGAACTGTGTAACACAAACTGGCTCAGCTGGCCACAGCCAGCTACAACCCAGTAAGATCCTGCATTTAAATTGTTcatccagctccttcccagccctgggtCATGTGAGTGGTCCCAGGCTCCCCAACAACTCTGTCATCTGACTTTTGGGCAGAGAGTACTTCAGTCATAAAgagaaactttaaaaacaaaagttcaACTGCTTAAACAGAGAGCTCCAAGGAAACAGTAATACAACCCTTCAGAGTGATTTGGAATGACTGCACTAAACTATTACTGACAGAGAATCTGTGTGCTGTAAAAATAACAATCAAAAACATTATCTTAAAATACTGTTGATGAAAGCTTCCAAATAATATCAGTCTTTCTCAAACAACATGTAAGTAAAAAGCCTTGTAGGTTTATTTCCTGCCACCTGTGATATCCCAAGAGGAAGATGCAGCAGGTACTAAGATGATTAACAATTAAGTGGAAGCACAAAGCTAAACATTACGAGTACTTAAGATTTCTTCAATATTTCAAGCACATAAATTATTCCAGAgctgttttctgctttaaagTCCAGCCATTCCTCTTACTCTGACAGCAACCTGGAAACATGAGGAATGTCTTTTGTTATCCTATAAACATCACAAGCAGGCTACAAACAGGTAACAAACATGACTTTGCATTTAGGATATCTATTAATGTAGGTACCAGAACAAGAGcagtttattttgaaataacttCCTCAGTTACTCAGCTAGGGAATTTACCTGACATTTAACCAGCTCACCTGCCACCTCCTCAGCTCACCCATCCCTGCGgagcacattcctgctcctccctgcaaGTGTCTTTCTCAACATGCCACAAACGGAGTAGAACCCAACTTCCACCTCAGTTTGTGACTCACAGTCAGCTGCTCCAGCAATCCTGTCAGTCCCAGGACAGCCGGCACTGCCTGCACATTCCAACCACACTGAGACCACTGGAATCCATGCTGAGACCTCTGGGCTCTGAAAGAGTTTTCTGCCCCTGTGTGTGAAGATGGTTTTATACAGCAGGAAAGTTTCAGTCAGCCTATACAGGGCTCTGCGTGTAAATTCTTTCCAAGAGCAGGAAGCACAGCTGACGTGGTGGCTGTCTGGGGGACAGCC is a window from the Vidua macroura isolate BioBank_ID:100142 chromosome 14, ASM2450914v1, whole genome shotgun sequence genome containing:
- the CHMP1B gene encoding charged multivesicular body protein 1b — its product is MSNMEKHLFNLKFAAKELNRNSKKCDKEEKAEKAKIKKAIQKGNMEVARIHAENAIRQKNQAINFLRMSARVDAVAARVQTAVTMGKVTKSMAGVVKSMDATLKSMNLEKISALMDKFEHQFETLDVQTQQMEDTMSNTTTLTTPQNQVDMLLQEMADEAGLDLNMELPQGQTGSVGTSVASAEQDELSQRLARLRDQV